A genome region from Eschrichtius robustus isolate mEscRob2 chromosome 4, mEscRob2.pri, whole genome shotgun sequence includes the following:
- the PSAPL1 gene encoding LOW QUALITY PROTEIN: proactivator polypeptide-like 1 (The sequence of the model RefSeq protein was modified relative to this genomic sequence to represent the inferred CDS: inserted 4 bases in 3 codons; deleted 3 bases in 2 codons) gives MGALITEEAMGVPHMASPARARSRAGQSIRLWALLLRPSILGATPAGSISGPEEXCKGSAVRHRDLQVATRCGSVGRGHCRSTAWSQPTAKCLPCAVCLDVAAAASNGLNPEAMETDXLAVVMKKTLSQESSAKCKGTVDAHGSTILSVLGGAPGSAPAQVXCQPLRRLPATPGPLSEEDISEVVVPSMANGPHSSRPPRIPVSTGCQGCVRPVTRPRDAVGPKLSNRVEVTTREPCESLGPGLTLLCESYICQLFAPPEQTLRLMPPNETCRKEGFCEEPKERAHLAHVAAVDGAPWLALLSPRKKGEVQRKAGVPCEVCLQVVQKPDQRLEPNSSKVVSRALERVCSVLPAPAVQKCVSSVDAYSPSLVELLTRATPEKLCTCTRLYGRWRRAWAAHEGPTTLPPPPLGKENQGSFCSGGKWLLGMSAHNLQQQSTKRRVLRAFKGVCSILPLPLMVQCDHLVTDYQPVLIETLGETMDPTALCAKMAYHAPTAALLGTDRSILAPSFWCKSQEAAETRGSTEHCQSHVWKETASHAGEHA, from the exons ATGGGTGCTCTCATCACAGAAGAAGCCATGGGGGTCCCCCACATGGCATCGCCTGCCAGGGCCAGGAGCAGAGCCGGCCAG AGCATCAGGCTCTGGGCGCTGCTTCTCCGGCCCAGCATCCTGGGCGCCACCCCGGCCGGCTCCATCTCTGGCCCTGAGG CGTGCAAGGGCTCGGCGGTGCGGCATCGGGACCTGCAGGTGGCAACGAGGTGCGGGTCGGTGGGGCGGGGA CACTGCCGCAGCACCGCCTGGAGCCAGCCCACCGCCAAGTGCCTGCCCTGCGCCGTGTGCCTGGACGTGGCGGCCGCTGCCAGCAATGGACTGAACCCCGAGGCCATGGAGACCGA CCTGGCTGTGGTGATGAAGAAGACTCTGAGCCAGGAGTCTTCCGCCAAGTGCAAGGGGACGGTGGACGCCCACGGCTCGACCATCCTGAGCGTGCTCGGCGGGGCCCCGGGCAGCGCCCCGGCACAGG TGTGCCAGCCACTGCGGAGGCTACCGGCCACCCCAGGACCGCTCTCCGAGGAGGACATATCCGAGGTGGTAGTCCCATCCATGGCCAATGGGCCCCACAGCTCCCGACCGCCACGGATTCCCGTGAGCACAGGGTGCCAGGGCTGTGTCCGCCCGGTCACCCGGCCCCGGGACGCCGTGGGGCCCAAGCTGTCCAACCGGGTGGAGGTGACCACAAGGGAGCCGTGCGAGTCCCTGGGGCCGGGCCTGACTCTCCTTTGCGAGAGCTACATCTGCCAGCTTTTTGCCCCTCCCGAGCAAACACTGAGGCTCATGCCGCCAAATGAGACCTGCAGGAAGGAGGGCTTCTGTGAGGAGCCAAAGGAACGGGCCCACCTGGCTCATGTGGCTGCTGTGGACGGGGCCCCTTGGCTGGCGCTGCTGTCGCCGAGGAAGAAGGGTGAGGTCCAGAGGAAGGCTGGTGTGCCCTGTGAAGTGTGTCTGCAGGTGGTCCAGAAGCCAGACCAGAGGCTGGAACCCAACAGCAGCAAGGTCGTCAGCCGCGCCCTGGAGCGTGTGTGCTCGGTGCTACCCGCTCCCGCGGTCCAGAAGTGCGTCAGCTCGGTGGATGCCTACAGCCCTTCCTTGGTGGAACTCCTGACCAGAGCCACCCCAGAGAAGCTGTGCACGTGCACGCGGCTGTACGGCAGATGGAGGCGGGCCTGGGCAGCCCACGAGGGTCCTACGACGCTGCCACCGCCCCCGCTGGGAAAGGAGAACCAGGGCAGCTTCTGCAGTGGAGGCAAGTGGCTGCTTGGCATGTCCGCCCACAACCTGCAGCAGCAGAGCACCAAGCGCCGCGTCCTGAGGGCCTTCAAGGGCGTCTGCAGCATCCTGCCGCTGCCCCTCATGGTACAGTGCGACCACCTCGTAACCGATTACCAGCCCGTGCTCATCGAGACCCTCGGGGAAACGATGGACCCCACGGCCCTGTGCGCGAAGATGGCCTACCACGCTCCCACGGCAGCGCTGCTGGGCACCGACCGGAGCATCCTGGCACCGAGCTTCTGGTGCAAGAGCCAGGAGGCCGCCGAGACGCGCGGCTCCACGGAGCACTGCCAGAGCCACGTGTGGAAAGAGACGGCCTCC CACGCTGGAGAGCACGCGTGA